The DNA sequence AGACATGATTGggcaaaaaaaatgttgtatgtcacgtaaataaaaaaaaaaaaagaagaataaaaattctTGTCTGCTAAGGGTGCGTATAATATATTAGAAAACACAGAACAAgagtttctttattttgtttttgtcttccCAGACTAGCACGCGTTGCCACATGCTCTGCGATAATTAATTAACTCTCAGActctaatttgattttaaagatcattttattttaagaatttttctaatattttctcaaaaaaaatgtTCGTGGCAACTTCATGTTTTTTATCTAAGTTTTTGGATCATAGGCTTGTCAAATTTCTGATTGCGACACtgtcaaattaataaatagttcACTACAAGAAAGTTTATATTCACAGAATATTTTCGACAACATCAAATTACTaaagatcaaattaatatatagtgAGTGGAGTTCGTGAGAATTAATTTGATCTTCAGTAATTTTCGTGTTGTATATATTGTGCAAAACATGTGACAGCCAATAATCATAGATTGATtgtcataatatatttttattaaaaataaaaaagattttacaGATGGTTTTGATCATTAGTAACGAGCATGCATTTTGTATGTGACAATTATAACATTcgtatcatttttaattttttgcacaatgattatttttcttgtagGAAACATGTATGAGAGTCCTACATAAGAATTGATACCTGCCAAAGAAAGTAGTACATGCATTTTGTATGTGACAACCATAACATTcgtatcatttttaattttttgcccAATGATTAGGGTATTTTTCTTGTAGGAAACATGTATGAGAATCCTACATAAGAATCGATACCTGCAAAAGAAAGTAGTATGGtgtgcaaaaaaatatttcatattatgAGTGGTATTCTAATCCTGGTATATGCTTGCAAACTCTACGGTTGTGTGTGTTTTAAGAACTGGAATTAATTCTGTATAAGTGGGAAGGATAGAGAAAGTGAtcttaatttgatatatttaatttattattgcaGCGATACATTGCTTCATTGTCTTATAGGAATATGAAGTATATAGGGTCGGGGTTAATTTGGAGAAGAAGTGGATATAGGAACAATACATGATTAATGGGGCTAGTTAATCTTTGCCGTTGATTGGTACATGATTAATGGGGGTTTCTATTTAATCTTTGTATTAACTTAGTAACTGTTTTAGGTACTTCTGGTATCCAGTAATGTTAATTTCTTTTGGCTgaccaaaaagaaaattcatattGTGATTgatgtaataattttataagagcATATACTTTAATTTACGCTTTTGTTTTGTATAATTTCTAGCTACCACCAGTGTGTACAATTTGATTGAAAAGTAGAATAAGACATCTTTcacatgttttaaaacattgaaaatAGAATGTCTGTCTTCCTGGGTAGTATGAAgtttcttgtttgtttgtttttttcaaaatacCTTTTGAGTCACCATTTTTTAATAGTaacaaatatttagtaaaacattaatttttgttaccaacttaaaaaaaattaaaaaaatcagcaaATTCTCAATTAATCAAAGATGGGCCAGAACATGCACCTAAAAATATACCTTCCTAAAATTAATGCTGGTTCTCAAATTCTTATAGTAATCAATAATGGTAACATTTATAGTACTGTGCTAAATATTAATTGATGCAGCTAGGTGGTGATCTTCGTGGGATTATTTAGAACCCCACAATACCTTGTGTTGATGCTGGTGTAGTGGTATTAGCTAGTACTGAAGCTAGCAAACAAGCATCGAAGTTTCCATTATCTTTTCTATGAACTTGTGCAATTTTGCccttaaaattttgattgacGCTCCACCACACCGGTTTCTATAGTGTTTAGATAAAATGAatcttaaataatgattatgATTGATAATGATCCAGCCCAAATAATACTTGGTCTAAAAGTAGatagttttttattcttataaatgcAGGCAATTTTGATTGGGTAAGTTAATTGATTGGGTACTTGTTATCTCTCTGGGCTCTCGTGCCTGAAAAACCTGCATGCATCTTCATTGCCAACTTGCCAACTTGTGGGGTATAATAGATCTTAGCTGGTTAAGATTCGATTTTTTTCATCACTTTccattaactaatttatttatttgataatataatattagcATCTAGCACAATACTTATACAAGTagcatttctctttcttaataataataataataataataataataataataataataataataataaaatagcttGGGCTTTTGAAACTTTTGAATAGTCAACCTCGGcacatattatttaataacaacAGCCAAACAAATAAGAACCCTATAGTTTCAGTCATAATAAGGATAAATGCATTACTAATGTTCGACCAAGTTCATTTCACCAGAACCTTGTgttttcctaattaaaaaaaaataccaacttaaataatttcatactttTCAATTTCAACCTGTCAATTCAATCCACATTTTCCAGACTTAGATAAATGTTATGTAACATGCACTAATTTGTCAAGTTCTTGGTGAttatttgtaaaacaaaaagttCTTGATGATTAGGTGAGCGTTATGGGTTGCCATCTCACACACCCTCTCCTATATATTGTAGCATTTTCCTGGCATAGTCTCTAAGATCATCCATCCATCTTCTCATAAGCTTTACTTAATTAGCAAATCCAAATATGGcactttcttcttcatcatcttcaacatccATATTTGCTTTAGCTTTGTTCACTCTTTTGCTTATAGGAAGTTCTTCAGCTCAACTCTCTGAGAACTTCTATGATAGTAAATGTCCCAAGGTTTTCTATGCCGTAAAATCCGTTCTTCAATCTGCTTTGGCTAAAGAACCTCGCCAGGGAGCATCTATCGTTCGCCTCTTCTTTCATGACTGCTTTGTCAATGTAAATTACTACTCCTAATCTAAGCtcttttgagtttttatttttcttatatatactaTAATACTATATATTAATCTATGGTCTATCAAGGGTAATACTTAACTACTTTTAGCATCAATGAaacaaaacttatttaattcatatggttgcaacaaaattttcaaagatTTCAAATCGTTCATGTTTTCCTTCATTAAGAACGTAATGGGTTGTGTGTGGATAATCGTAGTCGTAATACTAAAATACAAGTATTTAATAGTGTAATACTATGTTCTTTTTAGTCGCTATTGGCCATTTATacgtatttttctttctttctaagtTTAATCGCTTTCAACAAGTCTTATTCGATGATGTGACATCACCAATAATATGACACGTttgaagcataaaaaaaatgaagtgaaaatGTTCTTATCTAGATGTTTTCATGATTAATTACGTACACCACTTCTTTTTAAAACATAGGTTTTTGGTTTATCCGCCCACAAGCCATAGGTCCGAATCGATCTGATAGAATAAATcagtatatttaaatattattagtcGAATTTGAATCATAATACTCAATTTATttatgactaaaataaaatattacaatctttcataaataattcatacatctatgtttctttttcatcaatttcCTTTGTACAGTACATTAATTTATCACAATACACATTAATTAGAGAGTgcaaattaacattttattcaCATGGTAGAATAACATATTtccaacaaaaagtaaaagataatcaattataaaatattatccaGGTACATGTAAGAATGTCTCAATGAGTCATGAGACGAATTGTGTTAGGTTGACTTCTCgggttaaaattttttttttggttattttgatCAATTTAGTTAAGTATTTTAGTTAGATGTAATATTTTGTGGACTATTAcgaattttatgttattttattactttgttttatatttatttaaaacatgaTTATAGTTTTTCAATATCATTTGTGCTAAGATAATTTAATGAGATGAAGCTTTTTATAGTGAAGTTCAACCCGCAACCTAGTTTTCTTGATTGTGTTGGGTTAAAAATTTTAATCCAATTAATCTGTGGTACCCATCCCCGGTTGGAGTTATGTTAGCCTATTTTAATTAACATCCTACGTACATGCCAACTTTTTATACAGTATTCAACTATGGTGTTCTTTAAATATGCATGTTGTTCTTTTGGCATAGAATGCTTCCTTAATTCTAAAGTAAACTTTCACATATCAATAATCCAATTCCGGCAAAGTTAGTCACTGTTTTATAAAGTGCTTACAACTAATTATTGCTAATTGTGTGTTGCTGCTTAATTGGAAATTAATAGGGTTGTGATGGATCAGTACTACTTGATGGCCCTTCCTCAGAGAAGACTGCACCTCCCAACAATAACTCTTTGAGAGGTTATGAAGTCATTGATGCCATCAAGTCTAAGGTCGAGACAGTATGCCCCGGAGTGGTGTCATGTGCTGATATTGTAACCATTGCTGCTCGTGACTCTGTTGCAATCGTGAGAGTTCAAAACTAATATATGCTATGCtaatttattatgataaatagaattataaatataaactattagaacatatttaaattatttaaattaaaaaaataattttaactaataccttaaaatactaaaaggaattttttttattagaatacacaaaagtatattatttatgatttttttacattttttcataatttttataataaatattttttaaattttttaactaaacgtACTAAGAAAACTGGTTAACAATatccttaaaaaaatgtatatgacTTTTTTAAGTGATCTTATAAAGTTAACTTTTGATATTGAACATTTATGCATAATTTATTCACCTTATTTGTAGTTTTTATTTCTCACAATAACTATGTCACACACATGAGAAATGTTATGAATAGAAACTCCAAAGTTATTGAACATCTACAGAAAAGAGACTTGatagaaaaaattaatggatgtCAATGGAGTATATCATTACTCCACACACacaaatacatacatatatatatgtggttcttacatatttatttatcaattattatgatttataaaatttcatggTATGCAGCTTGGAGGGCCATATTGGAAGGTTAAACTTGGTAGAAGGGATTCCACGACTGGATTTTTCAACCTTGCTAGCAGTGGTGTGCTCCCAGGACCTGGTTCTTCCCTCAGCGACCTTATCAAAAGATTTGATGATCAAGGGCTCTCTACCAAGGACATGGTTGCATTATCTGGTATATgtccttttctctcttctttctagtttggcccctctctctttctcatcTCTCTAGTCTCTTGTATGTATGTGTGACG is a window from the Glycine max cultivar Williams 82 chromosome 2, Glycine_max_v4.0, whole genome shotgun sequence genome containing:
- the LOC100812478 gene encoding peroxidase 4, producing MALSSSSSSTSIFALALFTLLLIGSSSAQLSENFYDSKCPKVFYAVKSVLQSALAKEPRQGASIVRLFFHDCFVNGCDGSVLLDGPSSEKTAPPNNNSLRGYEVIDAIKSKVETVCPGVVSCADIVTIAARDSVAILGGPYWKVKLGRRDSTTGFFNLASSGVLPGPGSSLSDLIKRFDDQGLSTKDMVALSGAHTIGKARCASYRGRIYNENNIDSLFAKARQKNCPKGSNGTPKDNNVAPLDFKTPNHFDNEYFKNLINKKGLLHSDQELFNGGSTDSLVRAYSNNQKAFEADFVTAMIKMGNIKPLTGSNGQIRKQCRRPN